One stretch of Stanieria cyanosphaera PCC 7437 DNA includes these proteins:
- a CDS encoding Uma2 family endonuclease has product MVSTTYKWSIDKWHELVDSGVLEGQKVELLEGDIVEMSPEGVEHSFTNESIVIYLRNKLSKLAHVRESHPITLDNSEPEPDIAIVRLPLTIYRTHHPYAEDIYWLIEVSQRTLKKDLQQKVTTYARNDISEYWVIDLKNKKLIIHTQPSKDKYLQIVEYKSGIVTPQAFPNIEIAIDKLLLY; this is encoded by the coding sequence ATGGTTTCAACAACTTACAAATGGTCGATAGATAAATGGCACGAACTGGTGGACTCTGGGGTGCTGGAAGGACAAAAGGTGGAGTTATTGGAAGGGGATATAGTTGAGATGAGTCCCGAAGGTGTCGAGCATAGTTTTACTAATGAGAGTATTGTTATTTATCTGCGAAACAAGCTATCTAAATTAGCTCATGTTAGAGAGTCCCATCCTATTACTTTAGATAATTCTGAACCCGAACCAGATATTGCTATTGTTAGATTGCCTCTAACTATTTATCGTACTCATCATCCCTATGCGGAGGATATTTATTGGTTAATTGAGGTGTCCCAGCGAACACTCAAGAAAGACTTGCAACAGAAAGTTACAACTTATGCCCGTAATGATATCTCTGAATATTGGGTAATCGATCTGAAAAATAAGAAGTTAATTATTCACACTCAACCCAGTAAAGATAAATACTTGCAAATAGTTGAATATAAATCTGGAATAGTAACGCCTCAAGCCTTTCCTAATATTGAAATTGCGATCGATAAGTTATTGTTGTATTAA
- a CDS encoding universal stress protein: MFNKILVAIDRSTASRDVFETAVSLAKTTGASLMLLHILANELKQDPTLFVYSGIRYNVMSEPLLKAYEEQWQKFEEKRLEFLRSLVREAKTARVDADFTQFWGNPGRDICDLAQAWSADLILVGSRGLTGIKEMFLGSVSNYVTHHAPCSVFIVHKTGNTSLSVNYDSQSFQDKQGELTSFTSGKSTLRKREFVAKSISQLEKEPQSPAKS, encoded by the coding sequence ATGTTTAATAAAATTTTAGTAGCAATAGATCGTTCGACAGCAAGTAGGGATGTTTTTGAAACTGCTGTATCTCTGGCAAAAACAACTGGAGCAAGTTTAATGCTGCTGCACATTCTCGCGAATGAATTAAAGCAAGATCCAACTCTGTTTGTCTATTCTGGTATTAGATACAATGTGATGAGCGAACCACTTCTCAAAGCCTATGAAGAACAGTGGCAGAAATTTGAAGAAAAAAGACTAGAATTCTTGCGATCGCTTGTTCGAGAAGCGAAAACAGCAAGAGTTGACGCTGATTTTACCCAATTTTGGGGCAATCCTGGACGCGATATCTGTGATTTAGCTCAAGCATGGTCAGCAGATCTAATCTTGGTCGGTAGCAGAGGTTTAACTGGTATCAAGGAGATGTTTTTGGGTAGTGTGAGTAATTATGTAACCCACCATGCCCCTTGCTCGGTTTTTATTGTGCATAAAACTGGCAATACCTCTCTCTCGGTCAATTATGATTCTCAATCGTTTCAGGACAAGCAAGGAGAATTAACTTCTTTTACTTCTGGAAAATCAACTTTGAGAAAACGTGAATTTGTAGCTAAATCAATTTCTCAGTTGGAAAAAGAACCCCAATCTCCAGCAAAATCTTAA